One genomic region from Salvia hispanica cultivar TCC Black 2014 chromosome 2, UniMelb_Shisp_WGS_1.0, whole genome shotgun sequence encodes:
- the LOC125208397 gene encoding phosphoribosylamine--glycine ligase, producing MGSLYLCHQPNPLALKPNQLLTSNPCRFLHHVAATPLHLQTRRFQQLRVDSPPAAQRRTSDVHGGELGSDVLDSLAGTRAALDADSAGEKIAVLVIGGGGREHALCYALKRSPSCVSVLCAPGNAGISDSGDATCIEDLDISDNSAVIAFCRERSIGLVVVGPEAPLVAGLANDLVKAGIPTFGPSSEAAVLEGSKDFMKRLCDKYDIPTAKYQTFTDPSAAKAYIEAQGVPIVVKADGLAAGKGVIVAMTIDEAFDAVDSMLVENVFGSAGCRVIVEEFLEGEEASFFALVDGECAVPLESAQDHKRVGDGDTGPNTGGMGAYSPAPVLTKELESVVMKSIILPTVKGMAAEGRKFVGVLYAGLMIEKKSGLPKLIEYNVRFGDPECQVLMVRLESDLAQVLLSASKGELSGVSLEWSPGSAMIVVMASEGYPGSYKKGTVIQNLKAAEEVAPSVKIFHAGTALNSDGNFIATGGRVLGVTAKGKDLEEARDRAYQAVEQVNWPGGFFRRDIGWRALARKRSVANL from the exons atgggGAGCCTATACCTCTGTCATCAGCCAAACCCTCTCGCACTCAAACCAAATCAACTTCTAACATCAAACCCATGTCGATTTCTTCATCACGTTGCAGCAACACCTCTCCACCTCCAAACTCGCCGCTTCCAGCAGCTCCGGGTCGACTCACCGCCGGCAGCTCAGCGCCGAACATCGGATGTCCACGGCGGCGAGCTTGGCTCGGATGTTCTTGACTCTCTTGCCGGAACTCGAGCTGCGCTCGATGCAGATTCCGCAG GGGAAAAAATAGCTGTGCTGGTTATTGGAGGAGGGGGAAGGGAGCATGCTCTTTGTTATGCCCTGAAGCGATCTCCATCCTGTGTTTCTGTTCTTTGTGCTCCTGGGAATGCCGGAATTTCTGACTCGGGTGATGCGACTTGTATAGAAGATCTCGACATCTCTGACAACTCAGCGGTGATTGCCTTTTGCCGTGAAAGATCTATTGGATTGGTTGTAGTGGGACCAGAGGCCCCTCTTGTAGCTGGTCTGGCTAATGATCTTGTGAAGGCTGGGATTCCTACTTTTGGCCCTTCTTCAGAAGCCGCCGTCTTAGAAGGTTCTAAGGACTTCATGAAACGGCTATGTGACAAATACGATATCCCGACTGCCAAG TATCAAACTTTTACCGATCCATCCGCTGCAAAAGCATATATTGAAGCACAAGGTGTTCCCATTGTTGTTAAAGCTGATGGCTTGGCAGCTGGAAAAGGTGTTATTGTTGCTATGACAATCGATGAAGCATTTGATGCAGTTGATTCTATGCTTGTGGAAAATGTTTTTGGCTCTGCTGGGTGTCGTGTCATAGTTGAAGAATTTCTGGAAGGAGAGGAGGCATCGTTCTTTGCTCTAGTCGACGGGGAGTGTGCTGTACCTCTAGAATCTGCTCAGGACCATAAACGAGTAGGCGATGGTGACACTGGGCCTAATACTGGTGGCATGGGGGCATACTCTCCAGCCCCTGTCCTAACAAAAGAACTAGAATCTGTTGTCATGAAATCCATAATTCTTCCTACTGTCAAGGGAATGGCTGCAGAAGGCCGCAAGTTTGTTGGAGTTCTGTATGCCGGGCTAATGATTGAGAAGAAATCTGGATTACCGAAGCTGATTGAGTACAATGTCCGCTTTGGAGATCCCGAGTGCCAG GTGTTGATGGTTCGATTGGAGTCGGATCTGGCACAAGTATTACTTTCAGCAAGCAAAGGAGAGCTAAGTGGTGTATCTCTGGAATGGTCTCCTGGATCCGCGATGATTGTTGTAATGGCAAGTGAGGGTTACCCGGGAAGCTACAAAAAGGGCACAGTGATACAAAATCTCAAGGCAGCAGAGGAAGTCGCTCCAAGTGTAAAGATTTTCCATGCTGGAACAGCCCTCAACTCTGATGGGAACTTCATTGCTACAGGTGGGCGTGTTCTTGGTGTCACTGCTAAAGGGAAGGATCTTGAAGAGGCCAGAGATCGAGCATACCAAGCCGTGGAGCAAGTAAATTGGCCAGGTGGGTTCTTCAGACGAGATATTGGCTGGAGAGCTCTCGCCCGGAAACGAtctgttgcaaatttatga
- the LOC125207507 gene encoding DCC family protein At1g52590, chloroplastic: protein MFGCSQKPTTPLLQMAALIVPVAAPLRRHFHVSAALSTPPRSNSPAVDWVKETASFFEQDSRPIMLFDGVCNLCNGGVKIVRDNDRRRNIRFEALQSESGKKLLQRSGRAPDDISSVVLVEKDRSYIKSEAVLKIMEYIDLPFPQLALFLQFVPLFVRDFVYDNIADNRYNIFGRSESCDI from the exons ATGTTTGGGTGCAGTCAAAAGCCAACGACTCCGTTACTCCAAATGGCGGCGCTCATCGTTCCTGTAGCCGCGCCACTCCGCCGCCACTTTCACGTTTCCGCCGCTCTATCAACGCCGCCTCGTAGCAACTCGCCGGCGGTGGACTGGGTGAAGGAGACTGCCAGCTTCTTCGAGCAGGATTCCCGACCAATCATGCTCTTCGACG GTGTTTGCAATCTGTGTAATGGAGGTGTGAAGATTGTTCGAGATAATGACAGGAGAAG AAATATTAGATTTGAGGCTCTGCAAAGTGAATCAGGCAAAAAGTTATTGCAGAGATCAGGAAGAGCTCCTGATGATATTTCAAGTGTTGTTCTTGTTGAAAAAGATAG GTCTTATATAAAATCGGAAGCTGTATTAAAGATCATGGAATACATTGATTTGCCCTTTCCTCAGCTGGCCTTGTTTCTCCAATTTGTACCATT ATTCGTGCGGGATTTCGTGTATGATAACATTGCAGATAATCGATACAATATTTTCGGTCGCTCAGAGTCTTGCGACATATAG